TGCAAAAGGATAAGTAAATGTACGAAATTCTAATGGTTGTTTACTTAATTGTCGCGTTAGCACTAATTGGTATGGTGTTAATTCAGCAAGGTAAAGGCGCAGATATGGGCTCATCGTTCGGTGCAGGTGCATCAGCGACAGTTTTCGGCTCATCAGGTGCAGGCAACTTTATGACCAAAACAACGACAATCTTAGCAACGATTTTCTTTGTGCTAAGTATTGTTCTAGGTAACCTAACTACAGGTCAAATTAAAAAGACTAACGAGTGGGAA
The sequence above is a segment of the Pseudoalteromonas piscicida genome. Coding sequences within it:
- the secG gene encoding preprotein translocase subunit SecG codes for the protein MYEILMVVYLIVALALIGMVLIQQGKGADMGSSFGAGASATVFGSSGAGNFMTKTTTILATIFFVLSIVLGNLTTGQIKKTNEWENLEAPAAATTVPATSDVPATEENPASDVPN